Proteins found in one Mangifera indica cultivar Alphonso chromosome 15, CATAS_Mindica_2.1, whole genome shotgun sequence genomic segment:
- the LOC123198196 gene encoding protein SPIRAL1-like 3, giving the protein MGRGVSAGGGQSSLGYLFGGGEATYAAQDPKNHAQTANDMPSKKPSVASQPTDKQIPAGIHGNPKNNYFRSEGQNCGNFLTDRPTTKVHAAPGGGSSLGYLFGGGN; this is encoded by the exons ATGGGTCGTGGAGTCAGTGCTGGTGGTGGACAGAGCTCTCTAGGTTACCTGTTTGGTGGTGGAGAGGCCACCTATGCTGCCCAAGATCCTAAGAATCATGCTCAGACTGCAAATGATATGCCTTCTAAGAAGCCCTCTGTTGCTTCACAACCAACTGACAAGCAGATTCCGGCAGGCATTCATGGAAATCCTAAAAACAACTATTTTCGATCCGAAGGGCAGAACTGTGGCAACTTTCTCACT GATCGTCCAACAACCAAAGTTCATGCTGCCCCTGGTGGTGGATCTTCCTTAGGGTACCTCTTTGGTGGTGGGAACTGA
- the LOC123198197 gene encoding putative methylesterase 11, chloroplastic → MGNFCTCLAPKTPAKRKQRSTKRLQNPGPAPNSSNRWSRIRSGSRKDKLDDALIREQALAAAMLFRQHQQQNGGAGGLPFDRSTSLRYPNGSSGSKKTQLPRSSSSRARSLTDPLLQPHQLVNRDVNLHNLETTHFVLVHGGGFGAWCWYKTIALLEEGGFKVTAIDLTGSGINSFDTNGIISLSQYVKPLTDFLEKLADEEKVILVGHDFGGACLSYAMELFPFKISKAVYIAAAMLTNGQSTLDMFNQKTGSNDLMGQAQIFLYANGNDRPPTAIDLDRSLLKDLLFNQSPAKDIALASVSMRPIPFAPVLEKLSLSDLKYGSVRRFYVETPEDNAIPITLQESMIKSSPPEQVFRLKGADHSPFFSKPQALHKLLVEISKIPAT, encoded by the exons ATGGGAAACTTTTGCACTTGTTTGGCACCGAAAACGCCCGCGAAAAGAAAACAGAGATCAACCAAGCGGTTGCAAAACCCGGGGCCGGCACCCAATTCAAGTAACCGGTGGAGCAGGATCCGATCAGGGTCTCGTAAAGATAAGCTTGATGATGCTTTGATACGGGAGCAGGCTCTGGCTGCTGCTATGTTGTTTCGTCAGCACCAGCAACAAAATGGTGGTGCTGGTGGGTTGCCGTTTGATCGGTCAACTTCGTTAAGGTACCCGAATGGTTCTTCCGGGTCCAAAAAGACCCAGTTGCCTAGGAGCTCCAGTTCTCGTGCCCGGTCTCTTACTGACCCGCTTTTGCAGCCTCATCAACTTGTTAACCGG GATGTAAATCTTCATAATCTTGAGACCACCCATTTCGTCCTAGTCCATGGAGGTGGCTTTGGTGCTTGGTGCTGGTATAAAACTATAGCACTTCTGGAAGAAGGTGGTTTCAAAGTCACTGCCATAGACTTAACTGGTTCAGGGATTAATTCATTTGATACAAATGGCATTATCAGTCTCTCTCAATATGTGAAGCCACTTACTGATTTTCTTGAAAAACTTGCTGATGAGGAAAag GTGATCTTGGTGGGTCATGATTTTGGTGGTGCATGTTTATCATATGCAATGGAGTTGTTTCCTTTTAAAATCTCAAAGGCTGTTTATATTGCTGCAGCAATGTTGACTAATGGACAAAGCACTCTCGATATGTTCAACCAGAAG ACAGGTTCAAATGATCTAATGGGGCAGGCTCAGATATTTTTATATGCGAATGGGAATGATCGCCCTCCCACTGCTATTGATCTGGACAGGTCATTGTTGAAGGACTTGTTATTCAACCAAAGCCCTGCAAAG GATATTGCCTTAGCCTCTGTGTCAATGAGACCAATCCCCTTTGCCCCAGTTTTGGAGAAACTCTCACTTTCTGACCTGAAATATGGATCTGTGCGGCGGTTTTATGTAGAAACTCCTGAAGATAATGCAATTCCTATCACACTTCAGGAGAGCATGATAAAGTCTAGTCCCCCAGAGCAAGTATTCCGTCTAAAAGGCGCAGATCACTCACCTTTTTTCTCAAAGCCTCAAGCCCTTCACAAATTGTTAGTAGAGATCTCAAAGATCCCTGCAACTTGA
- the LOC123197626 gene encoding ubiquitin-like domain-containing CTD phosphatase 1, which translates to MLYNFFGMDSMIRLPFVRTLKTVLDAAKRIIFGAENKDNIDKHKQLKHIPAHDFHADIGVPYVDQSNNMPTLGLSDEKNSAEIVILSEADKTPNSTCAVINREDSLLKIVDFSTLRAPIKDLRKKLLVLDLNGLLADIVSPPPKNWKADINISKRAVFKRPFCIDFLRFCFERFEVGVWSSRSKKNVERVVDFLIGDMKHKLLFCWDQSRCTATQLSTLENKHKALVFKELRKIWERKDPNLPWKRGYYNETNTLLLDDSPYKALLNPPYTAIFPCSYKFQDKSDNSLGAGGDLRVYLEGLAEVENIQKFVEQHPFGQSAITEKSESWDFYLQAINSVPHFPSKI; encoded by the exons atgttgtataatttttttggaatGGATTCAATGATTCGCCTTCCATTTGTAAGAACTCTGAAGACAGTCTTGGATGCAGCCAAGAGAATCATCTTTGGGGCTGAAAACAAGGACAATATAGACAAGCATAAACAGCTAAAACATATTCCTGCTCATGATTTTCATGCTGATATTGGTGTGCCTTATGTGGATCAATCAAATAACATGCCAACTCTGGGTCTATCAGATGAAAAAAACAGTgcagaaattgttattttgtctGAGGCTGATAAAACTCCAAATTCAACTTGTGCTGTTATCAACAGAGAAGATAGCCTCTTAAAAATTGTTGATTTCTCAACATTAAGAGCACCTATCAAGGATTTGAGGAAAAAACTTCTTGTTCTTGATTTGAATGGGCTGCTTGCAGATATAGTTTCTCCTCCGCCAAAGAACTGGAAGGCAGACATAAACATTTCAAAACGTGCAG TTTTCAAGAGACCCTTTTGCATTGATTTTCTGAGGTTCTGCTTTGAGCGATTTGAAGTGGGTGTTTGGTCATCAAGAAGCAA GAAAAATGTGGAAAGAGTGGTTGATTTTTTGATAGGAGATATGAAGCACAAATTGCTGTTTTGCTGG GATCAATCCCGCTGTACTGCTACACAATTAAGTACCCTTGAAAACAAGCATAAGGCATTGGTATTTAAGGAATTAAGGAAAATTTGGGAGAGAAAGGATCCTAATCTTCCTTGGAAGAGAGGATATTATAATGAAACAAATACATTGTTGTTGGATGATTCTCCTTACAAAGCTCTGCTTAATCCT CCTTACACAGCAATCTTTCCTTGTTCATACAAATTCCAAGATAAGAGTGATAATTCATTAG GTGCTGGAGGTGATCTGAGAGTTTATCTGGAAGGACTGGCCGAAGTTGAAAATATACAGAAGTTTGTAGAGCAACATCCATTTGGTCAAAGCGCCATAACGGAAAAGAGTGAATCTTGGGACTTCTACCTTCAAGCTATTAATTCAGTACCTCACTTTCCATCTAAAATTTAA
- the LOC123197362 gene encoding protein LONGIFOLIA 2-like, with product MSAKLLHSISDENPDLQKQIGCMNGIFQLFHHRHFLSSRRIHQNQKRLPPGQKDNNGAKSKTVPQPTTDKHVKRDMKEKQRISTESSRTSFSSSSCSSSFSSVDCNKQSQTEPSSHGQSNLAATPVRDSPIYQPKDPLWLSQQPIDIRNIVKDSMYREARGISIRTLTKENAGGQILKHMDSPRPLQQPKPAKSRFLGVNEEFRVPDKLKEAPRKSNEQKDGFAVKDAPRFSYDSRESREAFKSIRKLKELPRLSLDSRERSMRGSAAEMKSNYLLGDLQRGHGNSHNILNQQQELGCYNRPSSVVAKLMGLEACSDPVSTDGNQPGHRKTASYGECDSFSRISRTADSNKQNRIGGSPRNSMKEPVSPKMKNADSVKKSIASCKVPIEPAPWRQFDGSKGHAPALKTQETQTNALNSSFSVYGDIEKRLAQLEFKSGKDLRALKQILEAMQKTKEALESRKEDQTPTFMPRRGNKYSIDQSSRLANSKNQEAINPTSARIKGTGSPRSPKSPIVIMKAAKCTEKNSNSASSAILPEDLLGFQRFRPGKSSESRTESVDKQSAKDLTPRTTHQRDPRGQQLHLINKNSSAKTLRSAQTSKISLLTAGKSKSRVSSEFMNTRLPEKKLGLERQSRSTISSDFSKTRRQPKESGSPHRRSRLQSSYVLQSDDQMSDISSDARDLSHQGDASSLQSESNISTASHVDIEVTSIDRTDKIHDGFFQQQGHKDPAPRYIEDKSMAEPAKTGLEQPSPVSVLDATFYRDEPPSPVKKISHSFRDIEAVNSDEAEWNRPNLNYLSHCRKPSFSSEDYREVKNTKHLVPNLMHIIPTHEKSIMDEIAPIHDSTNPDHRYISEILLVSGLLRDFEASLMTIQLHPSGHLINPNLFHVLEQAEGSTRFLDDEYKGMKVVHSEFTPEKSRRKLVFDAVNEILVQKLVLVHSSKQWFSASKATKASQRLQLLRDLCSEVDCLQIKQSNCSLDDEYDSLRQDLMHGSMNRAGYQSEISWIVLDVERLIFKDLISEIVQHEKTGPQGQPGRHCRQLFSK from the exons ATGTCTGCAAAGCTTCTTCATTCAAtatcagatgaaaatccagATCTGCAGAAACAGATTGGATGCATGAATGGCATCTTTCAGCTCTTTCACCACCGCCATTTCCTGAGCAGCCGGCGCATTCACCAGAACCAGAAAAGGCTTCCACCAG GTCAAAAAGATAACAATGGAGCAAAGTCTAAAACTGTACCACAGCCAACAACA GACAAACATGTCAAGAGGGACatgaaagagaaacaaagaatCTCGACTGAATCGTCCAGAACGTCATTTTCATCTTCCTCTTGTTCATCCAGTTTCTCATCTGTAGACTGCAATAAACAATCTCAGACAGAACCATCTTCACATGGCCAATCAAATCTAGCAGCAACTCCTGTTCGGGACTCACCCATATACCAACCAAAGGATCCTTTGTGGTTAAGCCAGCAACCTATTGATATCCGAAATATTGTGAAAGATTCTATGTACAGAGAAGCTCGCGGGATATCAATTAGAACTCTGACCAAAGAGAATGCTGGGGGACAAATCTTGAAACACATGGATTCTCCAAGGCCTTTGCAGCAGCCAAAACCTGCCAAGTCCAGATTTTTGGGTGTTAATGAAGAATTTCGGGTCCCTGACAAGCTGAAAGAAGCACCTAGGAAGTCTAATGAACAGAAGGATGGTTTTGCAGTAAAGGATGCTCCTCGGTTCTCTTATGACAGTCGGGAATCACGTGAGGCATTTAAATCGATCAGAAAGCTGAAAGAGCTCCCAAGACTGTCACTGGACAGTAGAGAGCGCTCCATGAGGGGTTCCGCTGctgaaatgaaatcaaattatcTCCTAGGTGACCTGCAGAGGGGTCATGGGAACTCTCACAATATTTTGAACCAACAGCAAGAACTTGGATGTTACAATCGACCATCAAGTGTTGTAGCAAAGTTGATGGGATTGGAAGCTTGTTCAGATCCAGTGTCTACTGATGGGAATCAGCCAGGTCATAGGAAAACAGCCTCATATGGTGAATGTGATTCCTTCTCAAGAATATCAAGAACTGCTGATAGCAACAAGCAAAATCGAATAGGTGGATCCCCACGGAATTCTATGAAGGAACCTGTATCACCGAAGATGAAAAATGCTGACTCAGTCAAGAAGTCCATAGCAAGCTGCAAGGTTCCTATAGAGCCTGCTCCATGGAGACAATTTGATGGGAGCAAAGGTCATGCACCAGCTTTAAAGACTCAAGAAACTCAGACTAATGCCCTAAACTCATCTTTTTCAGTTTATGGGGACATTGAGAAAAGGTTGGCACAACTTGAGTTCAAGTCTGGAAAGGACCTCAGAGCTCTTAAACAAATACTTGAAGCGATGCAGAAGACAAAAGAGGCATTAGAAAGCAGAAAAGAAGATCAAACTCCAACATTCATGCCACGAAGAGGCAATAAATATAGTATTGATCAGAGCTCAAGATTGGCAAATTCAAAAAACCAAGAAGCTATTAACCCAACATCTGCCAGAATCAAAGGGACAGGTTCTCCGCGAAGTCCTAAATCCCCAATTGTGATTATGAAAGCAGCTAAATGCACTGAAAAGAACAGTAATTCTGCTTCCTCAGCAATTCTACCTGAGGATTTATTAGGTTTCCAAAGATTCCGCCCTGGTAAATCTTCAGAGAGCAGAACAGAATCCGTTGACAAGCAATCAGCTAAAGATCTAACTCCAAGAACCACTCACCAGAGAGACCCTAGGGGCCAACAACTTCATCTCATAAATAAGAATTCCAGTGCCAAAACTTTGAGATCAGCCCAAACTTCAAAGATTTCTCTACTTACGGCTGGAAAAAGCAAGTCAAGAGTGAGCTCTGAGTTCATGAACACAAGACTGCCAGAAAAGAAACTTGGGTTGGAGAGGCAATCTCGTTCCACAATTTCATCTGATTTCAGCAAGACTAGGAGGCAACCAAAAGAATCAGGTTCTCCACATAGGAGATCTAGATTGCAATCTTCATATGTGCTGCAAAGTGATGACCAAATGAGCGACATCAGTAGTGATGCAAGAGATTTAAGCCACCAAGGTGATGCTAGTTCTCTCCAATCTGAAAGCAATATTAGCACAGCCTCACATGTTGACATTGAAGTCACAAGCATTGATAGAACTGATAAGATTCATGATGGCTTCTTCCAGCAACAAGGCCATAAA GATCCAGCACCAAGGTACATCGAAGACAAGTCAATGGCAGAACCTGCAAAAACTGGGCTAGAACAACCAAGTCCTGTCTCTGTTCTTGATGCAACATTCTACAGAGATGAGCCACCTTCTCCAGTGAAAAAGATATCACATTCCTTTAGAG ACATTGAGGCGGTGAATTCTGATGAAGCAGAGTGGAATCGACCAAACCTAAATTATTTATCTCACTGCAGAAAACCCAGTTTCAGCTCCGAGGATTATAGAGAAGTAAAAAACACCAAGCACTTAGTTCCAAATCTTATGCATATAATCCCCACTCATGAGAAATCTATCATGGATGAAATTGCACCCATCCATGACAGCACAAATCCAGATCATAGATACATTTCAGAGATATTGTTAGTATCAGGTCTCCTCAGAGATTTTGAAGCTAGTCTCATGACTATTCAGCTTCATCCATCAGGCCACTTGATCAATCCTAATTTATTCCATGTTCTGGAACAAGCTGAAGGTAGCACCAGGTTTTTAGATGATGAATACAAAGGTATGAAGGTTGTCCATTCAGAATTCACTCCTGAGAAATCTCGAAGGAAACTAGTATTTGATgctgttaatgaaattttagtcCAAAAGTTGGTGTTGGTGCATTCTTCCAAGCAATGGTTCTCAGCAAGTAAGGCTACGAAAGCGTCACAAAGGCTGCAGCTTCTAAGAGATTTGTGTTCAGAGGTAGATTGTCTACAAATTAAACAATCAAACTGCAGCTTAGATGATGAGTATGACAGTTTAAGGCAAGATCTTATGCATGGATCAATGAACCGGGCAGGTTACCAGAGTGAAATCTCTTGGATAGTGTTGGATGTTGAGCGGCTGATCTTCAAAGACTTGATAAGTGAGATTGTGCAGCATGAGAAAACTGGTCCGCAAGGTCAGCCTGGTAGGCATTGCAGGCAGCTGTTCTCCAAGTAG
- the LOC123197363 gene encoding transcription initiation factor TFIID subunit 8-like, which translates to MSDGGGESGSKHEQLRTKRKFGGDDFAQAIAKIAVAQVCERVGFQTFQQSALGTLSEIAVRYVHNIGEAAHFYANLAGRTEVNAFDIFQGSEELGSTQGFSGASDIDHCLTSSGVVRELIQYVNEVQDIPLVYSIPRFPVVKDRKPTSSFLQIGEEPPDEHIPPWLPAFPDPQTYLQLPTQNEKETDSETEKIELGRQQRKMEMSMLNLQQQFSGNGPQGPSLFAHRDNSKDKQAAESNPFLSALLHFEEKEVGSVPIPAKLSKEVASENPVAENRGVFNHISVLQTFSPAIEAMKNKLCNSEEEQEKLLMNQRPAVQFKIGLGKKSLGKPLKLGPQHRDAEMISAWFCKDDKKDEKKRRAGKILKDSMENTQELAQL; encoded by the coding sequence ATGAGCGATGGAGGTGGGGAGAGTGGAAGTAAGCATGAACAACTACGCACAAAGAGAAAATTTGGTGGCGATGACTTTGCCCAAGCAATTGCCAAGATTGCTGTAGCACAGGTATGCGAGAGAGTGGGTTTTCAGACTTTTCAACAGTCTGCTCTTGGAACATTGTCTGAAATTGCTGTGCGATATGTGCATAATATTGGAGAGGCTGCCCATTTCTATGCAAATTTAGCTGGTAGAACTGAGGTTAATGCTTTTGATATCTTTCAAGGATCAGAAGAGTTGGGATCAACACAAGGGTTTTCAGGTGCTTCTGATATTGATCACTGTCTTACTAGTTCAGGTGTAGTTCGGGAGCTTATTCAGTATGTTAATGAAGTTCAGGACATCCCATTGGTGTATTCTATACCACGTTTCCCAGTTGTTAAAGATCGAAAACCAACATCCAGTTTCTTGCAAATTGGAGAGGAGCCTCCTGATGAACACATTCCACCTTGGCTGCCTGCTTTCCCTGATCCCCAAACTTATCTTCAATTGCCCACTCAGAATGAGAAGGAAACTGATTCTGAAACTGAGAAGATTGAGCTGGGAAGGCAGCAGAGAAAGATGGAAATGTCGATGTTGAATTTGCAGCAGCAATTTTCCGGCAATGGACCACAAGGACCTTCCTTATTTGCCCATAGAGACAATTCTAAGGATAAACAGGCAGCAGAAAGTAATCCATTTCTTTCTGCTCTCCTGCATTTTGAGGAGAAGGAAGTAGGTTCTGTGCCTATTCCTGCTAAGCTTTCAAAGGAAGTAGCTTCCGAAAATCCTGTTGCAGAAAACCGTGGGGTGTTTAATCACATTTCGGTGCTGCAGACATTTTCACCAGCTATTGAAGCAATGAAGAATAAGTTGTGTAATTCCGAGGAGGAACAGGAAAAGCTTCTTATGAACCAGAGGCCTGCTGTGCAATTTAAGATTGGACTTGGAAAGAAGTCATTGGGTAAACCACTTAAATTGGGTCCACAGCACAGGGATGCTGAGATGATTTCTGCTTGGTTTTGCAAGGATGATAAGAAGGATGAGAAGAAAAGGCGAGCTGGAAAAATACTGAAGGACTCTATGGAAAACACTCAGGAATTAGCTCAGttgtaa